From one Gracilibacillus salinarum genomic stretch:
- the ytxC gene encoding sporulation protein YtxC — protein sequence MLEVYFEQDSEAEVFYQLAKQESVWKANRKRTKKNQIQLSLQQEMILDDAKRYLAPLLSRIFIQCRETAMIQHILRKKYYFSSQEEIERITAIARSLLEKDESVYEDRIHQHELRDTLTTIFSMQIDSSYVQFDSIIHFRLHHYIDLLTDMVGMAIDEFKREEEYQDFIHSIREFIKRKTPEVDVVHVLQGEHFLIHKDNGDQYTIEEFTELKTRFPLFIFGLEQEEWDVSPLIMLAPNHVYLYGEDQFESRTHTIMTIFQERCTFYPVEYFPFFSSEEKES from the coding sequence GTGTTAGAAGTATACTTTGAACAAGACAGTGAAGCAGAAGTGTTCTATCAGCTTGCAAAACAAGAAAGTGTTTGGAAGGCAAACCGTAAGCGAACGAAAAAAAATCAAATTCAGCTTTCACTTCAGCAGGAAATGATTTTGGACGATGCGAAGCGGTATTTAGCGCCATTACTGAGTAGGATATTTATTCAGTGCCGTGAGACAGCAATGATTCAGCATATATTAAGAAAAAAATATTATTTTTCAAGTCAGGAGGAAATCGAGCGTATTACTGCGATTGCCAGATCCTTACTTGAGAAAGATGAATCCGTTTATGAAGACAGGATTCATCAGCATGAACTCCGTGATACACTGACCACGATCTTTTCGATGCAAATTGATTCAAGTTATGTTCAATTTGATTCGATTATTCATTTTAGGCTTCATCATTACATCGATTTACTTACAGATATGGTCGGGATGGCGATTGACGAGTTCAAGAGAGAAGAAGAATATCAGGATTTCATTCATTCCATACGTGAGTTCATCAAACGAAAAACACCGGAAGTGGATGTCGTGCATGTATTACAGGGGGAGCATTTTCTTATTCATAAAGATAACGGTGATCAGTATACAATCGAGGAATTCACAGAATTAAAAACGCGTTTCCCGTTATTTATATTCGGACTGGAGCAAGAAGAATGGGATGTATCCCCATTAATTATGTTAGCACCGAACCATGTTTACTTATATGGCGAAGATCAATTCGAATCAAGAACTCATACAATAATGACAATTTTTCAGGAACGCTGTACGTTTTATCCAGTGGAATACTTTCCTTTTTTCTCCTCTGAGGAAAAAGAGTCTTGA
- a CDS encoding replication initiation and membrane attachment family protein — MYMQLGDIGKILPSELYIVNISQELPLSYTNALTHLYQPLIGIDALSLYQTLYTESTFDAGYQTHHMLMNYIGLPLDRIYRARRKLEAIGLLQTFEQDHEDQVVYQYVIQPPQSPGNFFSNDFLSHLLYHQLGSDKYKKIKQMFVKSDEKAAARKETTATFEEVFHLVDQQQVPRSLQAEEQQADIPMREQVDFQWLEQILKQRMLPVTQILTPNARKIINQMYAAYDMHNQDVEKALIWSINEHNEMQIEEFKQACMDLIRTTDKPVPTQVASDKQKIAAEPSDNTGKSKEEQFIDMLEHISPRQLLEDLADGNQASQQDLKIISDVMTNQGLNPGVMNVLIHYVLLKTDMKLTKSYLEKIASHWSRKNVKTVRQAMTLAKSENKKYQQWTTNGKSNQRYQNKSTKKDIVPDWYKQQKQQQKPKRQETSQEKEQKAKEADAMLAEYLAQQANEE, encoded by the coding sequence ATGTATATGCAGCTCGGCGATATTGGGAAAATACTACCATCAGAATTGTATATAGTCAACATTTCGCAGGAATTACCGCTTTCCTATACCAACGCGTTAACCCACTTGTATCAGCCGCTTATCGGTATAGATGCATTATCGTTGTATCAGACGTTGTATACCGAATCGACATTTGATGCTGGATATCAAACCCATCACATGTTAATGAATTATATCGGTTTACCATTAGACAGGATTTACAGAGCAAGAAGAAAGCTTGAAGCGATTGGTCTGTTGCAGACATTTGAACAAGATCATGAAGATCAGGTTGTCTATCAGTATGTGATACAGCCTCCACAATCACCGGGCAACTTCTTCTCTAATGATTTTTTAAGTCACTTATTATATCACCAGCTAGGTAGTGATAAATATAAAAAAATCAAGCAAATGTTTGTGAAATCAGATGAAAAAGCGGCAGCAAGAAAAGAGACAACCGCTACTTTTGAGGAAGTTTTTCATCTGGTTGATCAACAGCAGGTGCCACGATCCTTGCAAGCCGAGGAACAACAGGCGGATATACCAATGCGAGAACAAGTCGACTTTCAATGGCTGGAGCAAATACTAAAGCAACGGATGCTGCCTGTTACGCAAATCCTGACACCTAATGCCCGAAAAATCATTAATCAGATGTATGCAGCATATGATATGCACAATCAAGATGTAGAAAAAGCGTTGATATGGTCAATTAATGAGCATAATGAAATGCAGATAGAAGAATTTAAACAAGCCTGTATGGATTTAATTCGTACAACAGATAAACCTGTTCCAACACAGGTCGCTTCAGATAAACAGAAAATTGCTGCTGAACCTAGTGACAATACCGGTAAATCAAAAGAAGAGCAGTTTATTGATATGTTAGAACATATATCACCACGGCAATTATTAGAAGATCTTGCTGATGGTAATCAGGCTTCTCAGCAAGATTTAAAAATTATTAGTGATGTAATGACGAATCAAGGCTTGAATCCAGGCGTTATGAATGTCTTAATTCATTATGTGCTGTTAAAGACGGATATGAAATTGACGAAGAGCTACCTTGAGAAGATAGCCAGTCACTGGTCGAGAAAGAATGTTAAAACAGTAAGACAAGCGATGACACTTGCTAAGTCGGAAAATAAGAAATACCAACAATGGACAACTAATGGCAAGTCTAACCAGCGATACCAGAACAAATCGACAAAGAAAGATATTGTTCCAGATTGGTACAAGCAGCAAAAACAACAACAAAAACCGAAGCGGCAGGAAACATCGCAAGAAAAAGAACAAAAAGCAAAAGAAGCAGACGCAATGCTGGCAGAATATCTAGCACAGCAGGCGAATGAAGAATAA
- the nrdR gene encoding transcriptional regulator NrdR, translating into MRCPHCQYKNTKVLDSRPIEEGRSIRRRRECESCNFRFTTFERIEEVPLIVVKKEGTREEYSRDKLMRGLIRACEKRPVALEQLEHIAVEIEKELRNRGTSEVQSDEIGEMVMDRLADVDEVAYVRFASVYRQFKDISVFLDELKDLIRSDKNE; encoded by the coding sequence TTGCGATGTCCACATTGCCAATACAAAAATACAAAAGTATTAGACTCCAGACCAATAGAAGAAGGTCGTTCGATCCGCAGAAGAAGAGAATGTGAATCGTGTAATTTTCGTTTTACGACATTTGAACGCATTGAAGAAGTGCCGCTGATTGTCGTAAAGAAAGAGGGAACACGGGAGGAATACAGTCGTGATAAATTAATGCGCGGTTTAATCCGTGCATGCGAAAAAAGACCAGTTGCACTGGAGCAATTAGAACATATTGCAGTAGAAATTGAAAAAGAATTGCGAAACAGAGGTACATCGGAAGTACAAAGTGATGAGATCGGTGAAATGGTTATGGATCGTTTAGCAGACGTAGACGAAGTAGCCTATGTACGATTTGCTTCTGTTTATCGCCAATTTAAAGATATTAGTGTATTTTTAGACGAGTTAAAAGATTTAATCCGATCAGATAAGAATGAGTAA
- the dnaI gene encoding primosomal protein DnaI, producing the protein MEPIQSAMKKWMNENKQMKQQFTQQRESVINDPDIQAILSEHVELDEQDINRHLMKLYEYQQASKNCADCPNVEGCKNIIKGYTPHLDVDSNDISLRYEKCHNKLDQEAQQKKEELVQSLYIPKQIKQAKLEEMDASSYERKEIVKEVIEFVQHFSKNNYHRGLYLHGPFGTGKSYILGVVANELKKHYIKSDIIYMPEFVREMKASIGDNQFQQKLESFKTAQVLMFDDIGAESISPWFRDEVLGAILQYRMMEELPVFFTSNYNLEQLEYHLSTSNRGDVETIKAGRIIERIKQLSKPIELSHRFRSSE; encoded by the coding sequence ATGGAGCCAATCCAGTCCGCTATGAAAAAATGGATGAATGAAAATAAACAAATGAAACAACAATTTACCCAACAACGGGAAAGTGTCATTAATGACCCGGATATTCAGGCGATTTTAAGTGAGCATGTCGAATTGGATGAACAAGACATTAACCGGCATTTGATGAAGCTGTATGAATATCAGCAAGCTTCTAAAAATTGTGCAGATTGTCCCAATGTCGAAGGATGCAAAAATATAATAAAAGGCTATACACCACATTTGGATGTAGACAGCAACGATATTTCACTTCGTTATGAAAAATGTCATAATAAATTGGATCAAGAAGCACAACAGAAGAAAGAAGAGCTCGTACAAAGCTTATATATTCCAAAGCAAATCAAACAAGCGAAACTGGAAGAGATGGATGCATCCTCTTATGAACGGAAGGAAATTGTGAAAGAAGTAATTGAATTCGTCCAGCATTTCTCTAAAAATAATTATCACAGAGGCTTATACTTACACGGCCCATTTGGAACAGGTAAGTCTTATATACTTGGTGTCGTTGCCAATGAGTTGAAAAAGCATTACATTAAGTCGGATATAATTTATATGCCAGAATTCGTTCGCGAGATGAAAGCATCAATCGGTGATAATCAATTTCAACAGAAGCTGGAATCATTTAAAACCGCTCAGGTGCTAATGTTCGATGACATCGGGGCTGAATCCATTTCTCCTTGGTTCCGCGATGAAGTGTTGGGTGCAATTTTACAATATCGGATGATGGAGGAATTACCTGTATTCTTTACTTCTAATTATAATTTGGAACAATTGGAATACCATTTGTCGACCTCTAACCGCGGCGATGTGGAAACAATCAAAGCAGGTCGTATTATTGAACGAATTAAACAACTAAGTAAACCGATCGAGTTATCGCATCGTTTTCGATCGAGTGAATAA